One window from the genome of Phycisphaerae bacterium encodes:
- a CDS encoding HEAT repeat domain-containing protein: protein MKIARTLTAYAVITFAVFTLGCNESLRKETYPPAGGSISELLPEANKIIQESLSDSDPLIRANTIEIIADTKQSKLMPRVQRLLEDDFVPVRFAAALAVGDLQYSLAENSVKRLLKDNDENVRIAADYATSKLGTGSGFSLVRQTVASSDQTVRANAALLLGKSGDKNSLKWLWWTLQNKDSDYKARFNAAEAIARLGDERIDEKLLAMLISTYADDRVMGIKAMGALGTEKAKNFLITKLDDDVLEVRLAAAEQLGMLGETIGEAEVLKVFTKDLTAGMNEEELERVNMLTALAIGQIRTASVTKFLPQLLKDESKLVRIAAAKAVIQCTIKDRNAKKASY from the coding sequence ATGAAAATCGCAAGAACACTTACGGCTTATGCAGTTATAACTTTCGCAGTATTTACCTTGGGCTGTAATGAATCCTTACGGAAGGAAACATACCCCCCTGCCGGCGGCTCGATAAGCGAGCTTTTGCCTGAAGCAAACAAAATTATCCAGGAAAGTTTAAGCGACAGTGATCCGCTAATCAGGGCCAATACCATTGAAATTATCGCAGATACCAAACAAAGCAAACTGATGCCCAGGGTGCAGCGGCTGTTAGAAGACGATTTTGTGCCGGTCAGATTTGCAGCGGCCTTGGCCGTAGGAGATTTACAATACTCTCTTGCGGAAAACTCAGTAAAACGATTGCTGAAAGATAACGATGAAAACGTCAGGATTGCGGCCGACTATGCGACGAGCAAACTTGGGACAGGCAGCGGTTTTAGTCTTGTTCGCCAAACGGTAGCCAGCAGCGACCAAACAGTCAGAGCCAACGCCGCTCTTTTATTGGGCAAAAGCGGCGACAAGAACTCGCTGAAATGGCTGTGGTGGACGCTGCAAAACAAAGATTCCGATTACAAAGCGAGATTTAATGCGGCAGAAGCCATAGCAAGACTCGGCGACGAACGGATAGACGAGAAGTTATTGGCGATGCTTATAAGCACTTATGCCGACGACAGAGTTATGGGTATCAAGGCAATGGGTGCGCTTGGGACTGAAAAAGCCAAAAATTTTCTGATAACCAAACTCGACGACGATGTGCTTGAGGTCCGGCTCGCCGCAGCCGAGCAGCTCGGTATGCTCGGGGAAACCATAGGGGAGGCCGAGGTTCTCAAAGTTTTTACGAAAGATCTCACAGCCGGGATGAATGAAGAGGAGCTCGAACGCGTCAATATGTTGACAGCCCTGGCGATAGGGCAAATCCGGACGGCATCTGTGACAAAATTTTTACCTCAACTTTTGAAAGATGAGTCGAAACTTGTCCGTATTGCTGCAGCCAAAGCCGTTATTCAATGCACAATAAAGGACCGAAACGCCAAAAAGGCCTCCTATTAA